The Neovison vison isolate M4711 chromosome 13, ASM_NN_V1, whole genome shotgun sequence genome includes a region encoding these proteins:
- the KLC1 gene encoding kinesin light chain 1 isoform X7: protein MYDNMSTMVYIKEDKLEKLTQDEIISKTKQVIQGLEALKNEHNSILQSLLETLKCLKKDDESNLVEEKSNMIRKSLEMLELGLSEAQVMMALSNHLNAVESEKQKLRAQVRRLCQENQWLRDELANTQQKLQKSEQSVAQLEEEKKHLEFMNQLKKYDDDISPSEDKDTDSAKEPLDDLFPNDDDDPGQGIQQQHSSAAAAAQQGGYEIPARLRTLHNLVIQYASQGRYEVAVPLCKQALEDLEKTSGHDHPDVATMLNILALVYRDQNKYKDAANLLNDALAIREKTLGKDHPAVAATLNNLAVLYGKRGKYKEAEPLCKRALEIREKVLGKDHPDVAKQLNNLALLCQNQGKYEEVEYYYQRALEIYQTKLGPDDPNVAKTKNNLASCYLKQGKFKQAETLYKEILTRAHEREFGSVDDENKPIWMHAEEREECKGKQKDGTSFGEYGGWYKACKVDSPTVTTTLKNLGALYRRQGKFEAAETLEEAAMRSRKQRVAEVLNDPENMEKRRSRESLNVDVVKYESGPDGGEEVSMSVEWNGDGTGSLKRSGSFSKLRASIRRSSEKLVRKLKGGSSRESDPKNPGASPVEPLFVENDSSSSGLEDASGN from the exons ATGTACGACAACATGTCCACGATGGTGTATATAAAGGAAGACAAGTTGGAGAAGCTGACCCAGGATGAGATTATTTCTAAGACAAAGCAAGTGATCCAGGGGCTGGAGGCTCTGAAGAACGAGCACAATTCCATCCTGCAGAGTTTGCTCGAGACCCTGAAGTGTTTGAAGAAAGATGACGAAAGTAATCTGGTGGAAGAGAAATCAAACATGATCCGAAAGTCTCTGGAGATGTTGGAGCTTGGCCTGAGTGAGGCACAG GTCATGATGGCTTTGTCCAACCACCTGAACGCCGTGGAGTCTGAGAAGCAGAAACTGCGCGCACAGGTTCGTCGGCTGTGCCAGGAGAATCAGTGGCTGCGGGACGAGCTGGCCAATACGCAGCAGAAGTTGCAGAAGAGCGAGCAGTCCGTGGCTcagctggaggaggagaagaagcacCTGGAGTTCATGAATCAGTTAAAGAAATACGATGACGACATCTCCCCATCC GAGGACAAAGACACTGATTCCGCCAAAGAACCTCTGGATGACCTTTTCCCAAATGACGACGACGATCCCGGTCAAGGAA TCCAGCAGCAGCACAGCAGTGCAGCGGCGGCCGCGCAGCAGGGCGGCTACGAGATCCCGGCACGGCTGCGCACGCTCCACAACCTGGTCATCCAGTACGCCTCGCAGGGGCGCTACGAGGTGGCCGTGCCGCTCTGCAAGCAGGCCCTGGAGGACCTGGAGAAGACGTCCGGCCACGATCACCCGGATGTGGCCACCATGCTGAACATCCTGGCCTTGGTGTACAG AGAccagaataaatacaaagatgCCGCTAATCTACTGAACGACGCCTTGGCCATCCGTGAGAAGACTTTGGGCAAAGATCATCCTGCG GTGGCAGCGACTCTGAATAACCTTGCAGTGCTTTACGGCAAGAGAGGGAAGTACAAAGAGGCCGAACCGCTGTGTAAGAGAGCGCTGGAGATCCGAGAGAAG GTTTTGGGAAAGGATCACCCCGATGTTGCCAAGCAGTTAAATAACTTGGCTTTACTGTGCCAGAATCAGGGCAAGTACGAGGAAGTAGAATATTATTATCAAAGAGCCCTCGAGATCTACCAAACAAAACTGGGGCCTGATGACCCCAATGTggccaaaacaaaaaataacctg gcatCCTGCTATCTGAAGCAAGGAAAATTCAAGCAAGCAGAAACCCTGTACAAAGAGATTCTCACTCGTGCACACGAAAGGGAGTTTGGCTCTGTAGATG ATGAAAATAAACCCATTTGGATGCACgctgaagaaagagaagaatgcaAA GGAAAGCAAAAGGACGGGACATCTTTTGGAGAATATGGCGGCTGGTACAAAGCCTGCAAAGTTGATag TCCAACTGTTACAACTACTTTGAAAAACCTTGGGGCACTTTACAGACGTCAAGGCAAGTTTGAAGCTGCAGAGACATTGGAAGAAGCTGCCATGAGGTCCCGTAAACAG AGAGTAGCCGAAGTGCTgaatgaccctgagaacatggaGAAGCGGAGAAGCCGGGAGAGTCTGAACGTGGACGTGGTCAAGTACGAGAGCGGCCCTGACGGAGGGGAGGAAGTGAGTATGAGCGTAGAGTGGAACGGG GACGGCACGGGATCTTTAAAGCGCAGTGGCTCCTTTAGCAAACTCCGGGCTTCAATTAGACGCAGCAGTGAGAAGCTGGTTAGGAAGCTGAAGGGAGGAAGCTCTCGAGAGAGTGACCCAAAGAACCCCGG
- the KLC1 gene encoding kinesin light chain 1 isoform X8 translates to MYDNMSTMVYIKEDKLEKLTQDEIISKTKQVIQGLEALKNEHNSILQSLLETLKCLKKDDESNLVEEKSNMIRKSLEMLELGLSEAQVMMALSNHLNAVESEKQKLRAQVRRLCQENQWLRDELANTQQKLQKSEQSVAQLEEEKKHLEFMNQLKKYDDDISPSEDKDTDSAKEPLDDLFPNDDDDPGQGIQQQHSSAAAAAQQGGYEIPARLRTLHNLVIQYASQGRYEVAVPLCKQALEDLEKTSGHDHPDVATMLNILALVYRDQNKYKDAANLLNDALAIREKTLGKDHPAVAATLNNLAVLYGKRGKYKEAEPLCKRALEIREKVLGKDHPDVAKQLNNLALLCQNQGKYEEVEYYYQRALEIYQTKLGPDDPNVAKTKNNLASCYLKQGKFKQAETLYKEILTRAHEREFGSVDDENKPIWMHAEEREECKGKQKDGTSFGEYGGWYKACKVDSPTVTTTLKNLGALYRRQGKFEAAETLEEAAMRSRKQGLDNVHKQRVAEVLNDPENMEKRRSRESLNVDVVKYESGPDGGEEDGTGSLKRSGSFSKLRASIRRSSEKLVRKLKGGSSRESDPKNPGASPVEPLFVENDSSSSGLEDASGN, encoded by the exons ATGTACGACAACATGTCCACGATGGTGTATATAAAGGAAGACAAGTTGGAGAAGCTGACCCAGGATGAGATTATTTCTAAGACAAAGCAAGTGATCCAGGGGCTGGAGGCTCTGAAGAACGAGCACAATTCCATCCTGCAGAGTTTGCTCGAGACCCTGAAGTGTTTGAAGAAAGATGACGAAAGTAATCTGGTGGAAGAGAAATCAAACATGATCCGAAAGTCTCTGGAGATGTTGGAGCTTGGCCTGAGTGAGGCACAG GTCATGATGGCTTTGTCCAACCACCTGAACGCCGTGGAGTCTGAGAAGCAGAAACTGCGCGCACAGGTTCGTCGGCTGTGCCAGGAGAATCAGTGGCTGCGGGACGAGCTGGCCAATACGCAGCAGAAGTTGCAGAAGAGCGAGCAGTCCGTGGCTcagctggaggaggagaagaagcacCTGGAGTTCATGAATCAGTTAAAGAAATACGATGACGACATCTCCCCATCC GAGGACAAAGACACTGATTCCGCCAAAGAACCTCTGGATGACCTTTTCCCAAATGACGACGACGATCCCGGTCAAGGAA TCCAGCAGCAGCACAGCAGTGCAGCGGCGGCCGCGCAGCAGGGCGGCTACGAGATCCCGGCACGGCTGCGCACGCTCCACAACCTGGTCATCCAGTACGCCTCGCAGGGGCGCTACGAGGTGGCCGTGCCGCTCTGCAAGCAGGCCCTGGAGGACCTGGAGAAGACGTCCGGCCACGATCACCCGGATGTGGCCACCATGCTGAACATCCTGGCCTTGGTGTACAG AGAccagaataaatacaaagatgCCGCTAATCTACTGAACGACGCCTTGGCCATCCGTGAGAAGACTTTGGGCAAAGATCATCCTGCG GTGGCAGCGACTCTGAATAACCTTGCAGTGCTTTACGGCAAGAGAGGGAAGTACAAAGAGGCCGAACCGCTGTGTAAGAGAGCGCTGGAGATCCGAGAGAAG GTTTTGGGAAAGGATCACCCCGATGTTGCCAAGCAGTTAAATAACTTGGCTTTACTGTGCCAGAATCAGGGCAAGTACGAGGAAGTAGAATATTATTATCAAAGAGCCCTCGAGATCTACCAAACAAAACTGGGGCCTGATGACCCCAATGTggccaaaacaaaaaataacctg gcatCCTGCTATCTGAAGCAAGGAAAATTCAAGCAAGCAGAAACCCTGTACAAAGAGATTCTCACTCGTGCACACGAAAGGGAGTTTGGCTCTGTAGATG ATGAAAATAAACCCATTTGGATGCACgctgaagaaagagaagaatgcaAA GGAAAGCAAAAGGACGGGACATCTTTTGGAGAATATGGCGGCTGGTACAAAGCCTGCAAAGTTGATag TCCAACTGTTACAACTACTTTGAAAAACCTTGGGGCACTTTACAGACGTCAAGGCAAGTTTGAAGCTGCAGAGACATTGGAAGAAGCTGCCATGAGGTCCCGTAAACAG GGTCTTGACAATGTTCACAAACAGAGAGTAGCCGAAGTGCTgaatgaccctgagaacatggaGAAGCGGAGAAGCCGGGAGAGTCTGAACGTGGACGTGGTCAAGTACGAGAGCGGCCCTGACGGAGGGGAGGAA GACGGCACGGGATCTTTAAAGCGCAGTGGCTCCTTTAGCAAACTCCGGGCTTCAATTAGACGCAGCAGTGAGAAGCTGGTTAGGAAGCTGAAGGGAGGAAGCTCTCGAGAGAGTGACCCAAAGAACCCCGG
- the KLC1 gene encoding kinesin light chain 1 isoform X9, with protein sequence MYDNMSTMVYIKEDKLEKLTQDEIISKTKQVIQGLEALKNEHNSILQSLLETLKCLKKDDESNLVEEKSNMIRKSLEMLELGLSEAQVMMALSNHLNAVESEKQKLRAQVRRLCQENQWLRDELANTQQKLQKSEQSVAQLEEEKKHLEFMNQLKKYDDDISPSEDKDTDSAKEPLDDLFPNDDDDPGQGIQQQHSSAAAAAQQGGYEIPARLRTLHNLVIQYASQGRYEVAVPLCKQALEDLEKTSGHDHPDVATMLNILALVYRDQNKYKDAANLLNDALAIREKTLGKDHPAVAATLNNLAVLYGKRGKYKEAEPLCKRALEIREKVLGKDHPDVAKQLNNLALLCQNQGKYEEVEYYYQRALEIYQTKLGPDDPNVAKTKNNLASCYLKQGKFKQAETLYKEILTRAHEREFGSVDDENKPIWMHAEEREECKGKQKDGTSFGEYGGWYKACKVDSPTVTTTLKNLGALYRRQGKFEAAETLEEAAMRSRKQGLDNVHKQRVAEVLNDPENMEKRRSRESLNVDVVKYESGPDGGEEVSMSVEWNGMRKMKLGLVK encoded by the exons ATGTACGACAACATGTCCACGATGGTGTATATAAAGGAAGACAAGTTGGAGAAGCTGACCCAGGATGAGATTATTTCTAAGACAAAGCAAGTGATCCAGGGGCTGGAGGCTCTGAAGAACGAGCACAATTCCATCCTGCAGAGTTTGCTCGAGACCCTGAAGTGTTTGAAGAAAGATGACGAAAGTAATCTGGTGGAAGAGAAATCAAACATGATCCGAAAGTCTCTGGAGATGTTGGAGCTTGGCCTGAGTGAGGCACAG GTCATGATGGCTTTGTCCAACCACCTGAACGCCGTGGAGTCTGAGAAGCAGAAACTGCGCGCACAGGTTCGTCGGCTGTGCCAGGAGAATCAGTGGCTGCGGGACGAGCTGGCCAATACGCAGCAGAAGTTGCAGAAGAGCGAGCAGTCCGTGGCTcagctggaggaggagaagaagcacCTGGAGTTCATGAATCAGTTAAAGAAATACGATGACGACATCTCCCCATCC GAGGACAAAGACACTGATTCCGCCAAAGAACCTCTGGATGACCTTTTCCCAAATGACGACGACGATCCCGGTCAAGGAA TCCAGCAGCAGCACAGCAGTGCAGCGGCGGCCGCGCAGCAGGGCGGCTACGAGATCCCGGCACGGCTGCGCACGCTCCACAACCTGGTCATCCAGTACGCCTCGCAGGGGCGCTACGAGGTGGCCGTGCCGCTCTGCAAGCAGGCCCTGGAGGACCTGGAGAAGACGTCCGGCCACGATCACCCGGATGTGGCCACCATGCTGAACATCCTGGCCTTGGTGTACAG AGAccagaataaatacaaagatgCCGCTAATCTACTGAACGACGCCTTGGCCATCCGTGAGAAGACTTTGGGCAAAGATCATCCTGCG GTGGCAGCGACTCTGAATAACCTTGCAGTGCTTTACGGCAAGAGAGGGAAGTACAAAGAGGCCGAACCGCTGTGTAAGAGAGCGCTGGAGATCCGAGAGAAG GTTTTGGGAAAGGATCACCCCGATGTTGCCAAGCAGTTAAATAACTTGGCTTTACTGTGCCAGAATCAGGGCAAGTACGAGGAAGTAGAATATTATTATCAAAGAGCCCTCGAGATCTACCAAACAAAACTGGGGCCTGATGACCCCAATGTggccaaaacaaaaaataacctg gcatCCTGCTATCTGAAGCAAGGAAAATTCAAGCAAGCAGAAACCCTGTACAAAGAGATTCTCACTCGTGCACACGAAAGGGAGTTTGGCTCTGTAGATG ATGAAAATAAACCCATTTGGATGCACgctgaagaaagagaagaatgcaAA GGAAAGCAAAAGGACGGGACATCTTTTGGAGAATATGGCGGCTGGTACAAAGCCTGCAAAGTTGATag TCCAACTGTTACAACTACTTTGAAAAACCTTGGGGCACTTTACAGACGTCAAGGCAAGTTTGAAGCTGCAGAGACATTGGAAGAAGCTGCCATGAGGTCCCGTAAACAG GGTCTTGACAATGTTCACAAACAGAGAGTAGCCGAAGTGCTgaatgaccctgagaacatggaGAAGCGGAGAAGCCGGGAGAGTCTGAACGTGGACGTGGTCAAGTACGAGAGCGGCCCTGACGGAGGGGAGGAAGTGAGTATGAGCGTAGAGTGGAACGGG atgagaaaaatgaagctcGGGCTGGTTAAATGA
- the KLC1 gene encoding kinesin light chain 1 isoform X11: protein MYDNMSTMVYIKEDKLEKLTQDEIISKTKQVIQGLEALKNEHNSILQSLLETLKCLKKDDESNLVEEKSNMIRKSLEMLELGLSEAQVMMALSNHLNAVESEKQKLRAQVRRLCQENQWLRDELANTQQKLQKSEQSVAQLEEEKKHLEFMNQLKKYDDDISPSEDKDTDSAKEPLDDLFPNDDDDPGQGIQQQHSSAAAAAQQGGYEIPARLRTLHNLVIQYASQGRYEVAVPLCKQALEDLEKTSGHDHPDVATMLNILALVYRDQNKYKDAANLLNDALAIREKTLGKDHPAVAATLNNLAVLYGKRGKYKEAEPLCKRALEIREKVLGKDHPDVAKQLNNLALLCQNQGKYEEVEYYYQRALEIYQTKLGPDDPNVAKTKNNLASCYLKQGKFKQAETLYKEILTRAHEREFGSVDDENKPIWMHAEEREECKGKQKDGTSFGEYGGWYKACKVDSPTVTTTLKNLGALYRRQGKFEAAETLEEAAMRSRKQGLDNVHKQRVAEVLNDPENMEKRRSRESLNVDVVKYESGPDGGEEMRKMKLGLVK from the exons ATGTACGACAACATGTCCACGATGGTGTATATAAAGGAAGACAAGTTGGAGAAGCTGACCCAGGATGAGATTATTTCTAAGACAAAGCAAGTGATCCAGGGGCTGGAGGCTCTGAAGAACGAGCACAATTCCATCCTGCAGAGTTTGCTCGAGACCCTGAAGTGTTTGAAGAAAGATGACGAAAGTAATCTGGTGGAAGAGAAATCAAACATGATCCGAAAGTCTCTGGAGATGTTGGAGCTTGGCCTGAGTGAGGCACAG GTCATGATGGCTTTGTCCAACCACCTGAACGCCGTGGAGTCTGAGAAGCAGAAACTGCGCGCACAGGTTCGTCGGCTGTGCCAGGAGAATCAGTGGCTGCGGGACGAGCTGGCCAATACGCAGCAGAAGTTGCAGAAGAGCGAGCAGTCCGTGGCTcagctggaggaggagaagaagcacCTGGAGTTCATGAATCAGTTAAAGAAATACGATGACGACATCTCCCCATCC GAGGACAAAGACACTGATTCCGCCAAAGAACCTCTGGATGACCTTTTCCCAAATGACGACGACGATCCCGGTCAAGGAA TCCAGCAGCAGCACAGCAGTGCAGCGGCGGCCGCGCAGCAGGGCGGCTACGAGATCCCGGCACGGCTGCGCACGCTCCACAACCTGGTCATCCAGTACGCCTCGCAGGGGCGCTACGAGGTGGCCGTGCCGCTCTGCAAGCAGGCCCTGGAGGACCTGGAGAAGACGTCCGGCCACGATCACCCGGATGTGGCCACCATGCTGAACATCCTGGCCTTGGTGTACAG AGAccagaataaatacaaagatgCCGCTAATCTACTGAACGACGCCTTGGCCATCCGTGAGAAGACTTTGGGCAAAGATCATCCTGCG GTGGCAGCGACTCTGAATAACCTTGCAGTGCTTTACGGCAAGAGAGGGAAGTACAAAGAGGCCGAACCGCTGTGTAAGAGAGCGCTGGAGATCCGAGAGAAG GTTTTGGGAAAGGATCACCCCGATGTTGCCAAGCAGTTAAATAACTTGGCTTTACTGTGCCAGAATCAGGGCAAGTACGAGGAAGTAGAATATTATTATCAAAGAGCCCTCGAGATCTACCAAACAAAACTGGGGCCTGATGACCCCAATGTggccaaaacaaaaaataacctg gcatCCTGCTATCTGAAGCAAGGAAAATTCAAGCAAGCAGAAACCCTGTACAAAGAGATTCTCACTCGTGCACACGAAAGGGAGTTTGGCTCTGTAGATG ATGAAAATAAACCCATTTGGATGCACgctgaagaaagagaagaatgcaAA GGAAAGCAAAAGGACGGGACATCTTTTGGAGAATATGGCGGCTGGTACAAAGCCTGCAAAGTTGATag TCCAACTGTTACAACTACTTTGAAAAACCTTGGGGCACTTTACAGACGTCAAGGCAAGTTTGAAGCTGCAGAGACATTGGAAGAAGCTGCCATGAGGTCCCGTAAACAG GGTCTTGACAATGTTCACAAACAGAGAGTAGCCGAAGTGCTgaatgaccctgagaacatggaGAAGCGGAGAAGCCGGGAGAGTCTGAACGTGGACGTGGTCAAGTACGAGAGCGGCCCTGACGGAGGGGAGGAA atgagaaaaatgaagctcGGGCTGGTTAAATGA
- the KLC1 gene encoding kinesin light chain 1 isoform X12 has protein sequence MYDNMSTMVYIKEDKLEKLTQDEIISKTKQVIQGLEALKNEHNSILQSLLETLKCLKKDDESNLVEEKSNMIRKSLEMLELGLSEAQVMMALSNHLNAVESEKQKLRAQVRRLCQENQWLRDELANTQQKLQKSEQSVAQLEEEKKHLEFMNQLKKYDDDISPSEDKDTDSAKEPLDDLFPNDDDDPGQGIQQQHSSAAAAAQQGGYEIPARLRTLHNLVIQYASQGRYEVAVPLCKQALEDLEKTSGHDHPDVATMLNILALVYRDQNKYKDAANLLNDALAIREKTLGKDHPAVAATLNNLAVLYGKRGKYKEAEPLCKRALEIREKVLGKDHPDVAKQLNNLALLCQNQGKYEEVEYYYQRALEIYQTKLGPDDPNVAKTKNNLASCYLKQGKFKQAETLYKEILTRAHEREFGSVDDENKPIWMHAEEREECKGKQKDGTSFGEYGGWYKACKVDSPTVTTTLKNLGALYRRQGKFEAAETLEEAAMRSRKQGLDNVHKQRVAEVLNDPENMEKRRSRESLNVDVVKYESGPDGGEEA, from the exons ATGTACGACAACATGTCCACGATGGTGTATATAAAGGAAGACAAGTTGGAGAAGCTGACCCAGGATGAGATTATTTCTAAGACAAAGCAAGTGATCCAGGGGCTGGAGGCTCTGAAGAACGAGCACAATTCCATCCTGCAGAGTTTGCTCGAGACCCTGAAGTGTTTGAAGAAAGATGACGAAAGTAATCTGGTGGAAGAGAAATCAAACATGATCCGAAAGTCTCTGGAGATGTTGGAGCTTGGCCTGAGTGAGGCACAG GTCATGATGGCTTTGTCCAACCACCTGAACGCCGTGGAGTCTGAGAAGCAGAAACTGCGCGCACAGGTTCGTCGGCTGTGCCAGGAGAATCAGTGGCTGCGGGACGAGCTGGCCAATACGCAGCAGAAGTTGCAGAAGAGCGAGCAGTCCGTGGCTcagctggaggaggagaagaagcacCTGGAGTTCATGAATCAGTTAAAGAAATACGATGACGACATCTCCCCATCC GAGGACAAAGACACTGATTCCGCCAAAGAACCTCTGGATGACCTTTTCCCAAATGACGACGACGATCCCGGTCAAGGAA TCCAGCAGCAGCACAGCAGTGCAGCGGCGGCCGCGCAGCAGGGCGGCTACGAGATCCCGGCACGGCTGCGCACGCTCCACAACCTGGTCATCCAGTACGCCTCGCAGGGGCGCTACGAGGTGGCCGTGCCGCTCTGCAAGCAGGCCCTGGAGGACCTGGAGAAGACGTCCGGCCACGATCACCCGGATGTGGCCACCATGCTGAACATCCTGGCCTTGGTGTACAG AGAccagaataaatacaaagatgCCGCTAATCTACTGAACGACGCCTTGGCCATCCGTGAGAAGACTTTGGGCAAAGATCATCCTGCG GTGGCAGCGACTCTGAATAACCTTGCAGTGCTTTACGGCAAGAGAGGGAAGTACAAAGAGGCCGAACCGCTGTGTAAGAGAGCGCTGGAGATCCGAGAGAAG GTTTTGGGAAAGGATCACCCCGATGTTGCCAAGCAGTTAAATAACTTGGCTTTACTGTGCCAGAATCAGGGCAAGTACGAGGAAGTAGAATATTATTATCAAAGAGCCCTCGAGATCTACCAAACAAAACTGGGGCCTGATGACCCCAATGTggccaaaacaaaaaataacctg gcatCCTGCTATCTGAAGCAAGGAAAATTCAAGCAAGCAGAAACCCTGTACAAAGAGATTCTCACTCGTGCACACGAAAGGGAGTTTGGCTCTGTAGATG ATGAAAATAAACCCATTTGGATGCACgctgaagaaagagaagaatgcaAA GGAAAGCAAAAGGACGGGACATCTTTTGGAGAATATGGCGGCTGGTACAAAGCCTGCAAAGTTGATag TCCAACTGTTACAACTACTTTGAAAAACCTTGGGGCACTTTACAGACGTCAAGGCAAGTTTGAAGCTGCAGAGACATTGGAAGAAGCTGCCATGAGGTCCCGTAAACAG GGTCTTGACAATGTTCACAAACAGAGAGTAGCCGAAGTGCTgaatgaccctgagaacatggaGAAGCGGAGAAGCCGGGAGAGTCTGAACGTGGACGTGGTCAAGTACGAGAGCGGCCCTGACGGAGGGGAGGAA GCCTAG
- the KLC1 gene encoding kinesin light chain 1 isoform X5, whose product MYDNMSTMVYIKEDKLEKLTQDEIISKTKQVIQGLEALKNEHNSILQSLLETLKCLKKDDESNLVEEKSNMIRKSLEMLELGLSEAQVMMALSNHLNAVESEKQKLRAQVRRLCQENQWLRDELANTQQKLQKSEQSVAQLEEEKKHLEFMNQLKKYDDDISPSEDKDTDSAKEPLDDLFPNDDDDPGQGIQQQHSSAAAAAQQGGYEIPARLRTLHNLVIQYASQGRYEVAVPLCKQALEDLEKTSGHDHPDVATMLNILALVYRDQNKYKDAANLLNDALAIREKTLGKDHPAVAATLNNLAVLYGKRGKYKEAEPLCKRALEIREKVLGKDHPDVAKQLNNLALLCQNQGKYEEVEYYYQRALEIYQTKLGPDDPNVAKTKNNLASCYLKQGKFKQAETLYKEILTRAHEREFGSVDDENKPIWMHAEEREECKGKQKDGTSFGEYGGWYKACKVDSPTVTTTLKNLGALYRRQGKFEAAETLEEAAMRSRKQGLDNVHKQRVAEVLNDPENMEKRRSRESLNVDVVKYESGPDGGEEVSMSVEWNGDGTGSLKRSGSFSKLRASIRRSSEKLVRKLKGGSSRESDPKNPGASPVEPLFVENDSSSSGLEDASGN is encoded by the exons ATGTACGACAACATGTCCACGATGGTGTATATAAAGGAAGACAAGTTGGAGAAGCTGACCCAGGATGAGATTATTTCTAAGACAAAGCAAGTGATCCAGGGGCTGGAGGCTCTGAAGAACGAGCACAATTCCATCCTGCAGAGTTTGCTCGAGACCCTGAAGTGTTTGAAGAAAGATGACGAAAGTAATCTGGTGGAAGAGAAATCAAACATGATCCGAAAGTCTCTGGAGATGTTGGAGCTTGGCCTGAGTGAGGCACAG GTCATGATGGCTTTGTCCAACCACCTGAACGCCGTGGAGTCTGAGAAGCAGAAACTGCGCGCACAGGTTCGTCGGCTGTGCCAGGAGAATCAGTGGCTGCGGGACGAGCTGGCCAATACGCAGCAGAAGTTGCAGAAGAGCGAGCAGTCCGTGGCTcagctggaggaggagaagaagcacCTGGAGTTCATGAATCAGTTAAAGAAATACGATGACGACATCTCCCCATCC GAGGACAAAGACACTGATTCCGCCAAAGAACCTCTGGATGACCTTTTCCCAAATGACGACGACGATCCCGGTCAAGGAA TCCAGCAGCAGCACAGCAGTGCAGCGGCGGCCGCGCAGCAGGGCGGCTACGAGATCCCGGCACGGCTGCGCACGCTCCACAACCTGGTCATCCAGTACGCCTCGCAGGGGCGCTACGAGGTGGCCGTGCCGCTCTGCAAGCAGGCCCTGGAGGACCTGGAGAAGACGTCCGGCCACGATCACCCGGATGTGGCCACCATGCTGAACATCCTGGCCTTGGTGTACAG AGAccagaataaatacaaagatgCCGCTAATCTACTGAACGACGCCTTGGCCATCCGTGAGAAGACTTTGGGCAAAGATCATCCTGCG GTGGCAGCGACTCTGAATAACCTTGCAGTGCTTTACGGCAAGAGAGGGAAGTACAAAGAGGCCGAACCGCTGTGTAAGAGAGCGCTGGAGATCCGAGAGAAG GTTTTGGGAAAGGATCACCCCGATGTTGCCAAGCAGTTAAATAACTTGGCTTTACTGTGCCAGAATCAGGGCAAGTACGAGGAAGTAGAATATTATTATCAAAGAGCCCTCGAGATCTACCAAACAAAACTGGGGCCTGATGACCCCAATGTggccaaaacaaaaaataacctg gcatCCTGCTATCTGAAGCAAGGAAAATTCAAGCAAGCAGAAACCCTGTACAAAGAGATTCTCACTCGTGCACACGAAAGGGAGTTTGGCTCTGTAGATG ATGAAAATAAACCCATTTGGATGCACgctgaagaaagagaagaatgcaAA GGAAAGCAAAAGGACGGGACATCTTTTGGAGAATATGGCGGCTGGTACAAAGCCTGCAAAGTTGATag TCCAACTGTTACAACTACTTTGAAAAACCTTGGGGCACTTTACAGACGTCAAGGCAAGTTTGAAGCTGCAGAGACATTGGAAGAAGCTGCCATGAGGTCCCGTAAACAG GGTCTTGACAATGTTCACAAACAGAGAGTAGCCGAAGTGCTgaatgaccctgagaacatggaGAAGCGGAGAAGCCGGGAGAGTCTGAACGTGGACGTGGTCAAGTACGAGAGCGGCCCTGACGGAGGGGAGGAAGTGAGTATGAGCGTAGAGTGGAACGGG GACGGCACGGGATCTTTAAAGCGCAGTGGCTCCTTTAGCAAACTCCGGGCTTCAATTAGACGCAGCAGTGAGAAGCTGGTTAGGAAGCTGAAGGGAGGAAGCTCTCGAGAGAGTGACCCAAAGAACCCCGG